In Stomoxys calcitrans chromosome 2, idStoCalc2.1, whole genome shotgun sequence, the following proteins share a genomic window:
- the LOC106087738 gene encoding uncharacterized protein LOC106087738 has protein sequence MAMTMDMEMYEETILKNLGQLIRIHTIRCEQHIPKRSQPYHLRLDPFCAWFRESSAEIYRMLEKSLYINYCTVIVHIDAACDCSPQILQTVQKKIALNEHLRYKTLLVVTSSKMLRIGTYVIDRFLEKFAENYALPASGVIYPKIWTIARTYAMSACSITDEDDYEQVIIENGRWVANRNAKKLQHYFTYVNSLSNPKATGLTKNDGIPVANLKNFLQGNMGNIIFLQLFTATNDGKLYMVELVKRLLAMPNVSINELLQTNGNINGQFVVYCNRNADFYLLSINPALAIIINAYYFTNKTSNIIQEDQTRKGSEHNVSSLIREMKVAQIPYILLQDLNREQFMELHAYMKTKDFHGLERLFIFLMAHGGLKHNIKLKNFKFDLFEYLLEPIQTNASLRNVKKFLHIIACRGDHNLNEISAEQLRLIRPTELDQPLDGNLAIFFSVPYGFRSKRSTKKTSQYIRELCKTLRTNSHERTKKFQEQLHDNLGSVKYYKVSNIRSELVTGENIIQEKILTERIKTAAYVRFIESILEDFPLKSHNSYRGLYCLEEYLGDMSNTKGVSFATIYHEPNLDEDDEIDSDNGKNIEEINNDQCNTLGESEDDP, from the coding sequence ATGGCCATGACAATGGATATGGAAATGTATGAAGAAACTATTTTGAAGAATCTGGGGCAACTTATACGAATCCACACCATCCGTTGCGAGCAGCATATTCCCAAGAGAAGTCAACCATATCACCTAAGACTTGATCCTTTTTGTGCTTGGTTTCGCGAAAGTTCTGCAGAGATTTACAGAATGCTGGAAAAATCATTATACATAAATTACTGCACGGTTATAGTTCATATCGATGCAGCATGCGATTGTTCGCCCCAAATCTTGCAAACcgttcagaaaaaaattgcactCAACGAACATCTGCGCTATAAAACCCTGTTGGTTGTCACCAGCAGCAAAATGCTTAGAATCGGCACCTatgttatagacagatttttggaaaaattcgccGAAAATTATGCCTTACCAGCGAGTGGTGTAATATATCCCAAAATATGGACAATCGCAAGAACCTATGCAATGTCAGCATGCAGTATTACGGATGAGGATGATTACGAGCAGGTCATTATAGAAAACGGAAGATGGGTAGCTAACCGAAATGCAAAGAAACTTCAGCACTATTTCACCTATGTAAATTCTCTATCAAATCCCAAGGCGACAGGATTAACCAAAAACGATGGCATTCCTGTTGCCAATCTTAAGAACTTCCttcaaggcaatatgggtaacattatttttctgcaactattCACCGCCACCAACGATGGCAAACTTTATATGGTGGAATTAGTGAAACGCCTACTTGCTATGCCCAATGTATCCATCAATGAACTTCTACAAACCAATGGCAACATCAATGGGCAATTTGTTGTTTACTGCAACAGAAATGCCGACTTCTACTTGCTCAGCATCAATCCGGCCTTGGCCATCATAATCAATGCCTATTATTTTACAAACAAAACCAGTAACATAATCCAAGAGGACCAAACACGCAAAGGCAGTGAGCATAATGTCTCTTCGCTCATACGCGAAATGAAGGTGGCACAAATTCCCTATATACTGCTGCAAGACTTGAATCGAGAACAGTTTATGGAGTTGCATGCGTACATGAAAACAAAGGATTTCCATGGCCTAGAGAGGCTCTTCATCTTTCTGATGGCACATGGCGGGTTAAAGCATAACATTAAATTGAAGAATttcaaatttgatttatttgagTATTTACTGGAACCCATTCAAACAAACGCCTCTCTGAGGAATGTCAAAAAATTTCTCCACATTATCGCCTGTCGAGGAGACCACAACTTAAATGAGATTTCCGCGGAACAATTGCGACTAATTAGGCCCACAGAACTGGATCAGCCATTGGATGGAAATCTGGCCATCTTTTTTAGCGTCCCCTATGGTTTCAGATCAAAGAGGAGCACCAAAAAAACCAGCCAATACATAAGAGAACTTTGTAAAACCCTCAGAACCAACTCTCACGAGcgtacaaaaaaatttcaagaacaaCTTCATGACAACCTGGGAAGCGTCAAATATTACAAGGTGTCAAATATTCGCAGTGAGCTTGTcactggcgaaaacatcatcCAGGAGAAGATACTAACGGAACGCATTAAAACTGCTGCTTATGTAAGGTTCATTGAATCCATTCTGGAAGATTTTCCTCTGAAATCGCACAACTCATATCGTGGACTGTATTGCCTAGAAGAATATCTGGGAGATATGAGCAACACAAAAGGTGTTTCCTTTGCCACAATTTATCATGAACCAAACTTAGATGAAGATGACGAAATCGATAGTGATAACGGGAAAAATATTGAAGAAATAAATAATGACCAATGTAATACTCTAGGTGAAAGTGAAGATGACCCTTAA